A genome region from Vallitalea okinawensis includes the following:
- a CDS encoding metallophosphoesterase family protein, with amino-acid sequence MIIGVIGDTHLKYDDTKLDNLLHQLEDVDHIIHVGDFNDRRIYERIRSVKPLSAVCGNNDDSFLKSILKDSQITTLENMKIGITHGHMGKGKTTPERALSIFEHQKVDIIVFGHSHQPMIQTRQGILMLNPGSFFRKRREKYYSYIVLELGARINAQLLLQEEG; translated from the coding sequence ATGATAATAGGAGTCATAGGGGATACACATTTGAAATATGATGATACGAAGTTGGATAATCTACTTCATCAGTTGGAAGATGTGGATCATATTATTCATGTTGGTGATTTCAATGATAGGCGTATATATGAGCGGATAAGATCAGTGAAGCCATTATCTGCTGTTTGCGGTAATAACGATGATTCTTTTTTAAAGAGTATATTGAAGGATTCTCAAATCACTACTTTAGAAAATATGAAGATCGGCATTACTCATGGGCATATGGGGAAAGGTAAAACCACCCCAGAAAGAGCCTTATCTATTTTTGAACATCAAAAGGTTGACATAATCGTGTTTGGGCATAGTCATCAACCGATGATCCAGACGAGGCAAGGTATTTTAATGTTAAATCCAGGTTCCTTTTTTCGAAAACGGAGAGAAAAGTATTATTCTTATATAGTGTTGGAATTAGGTGCTAGAATAAATGCACAACTTCTACTACAAGAAGAGGGCTGA